A single region of the Halorussus sp. MSC15.2 genome encodes:
- a CDS encoding LLM class oxidoreductase gives MTDRANRGRENSDRANRGHENRGFRRLFGDDDLSVGLFFPITTAEDDVPPMDDQMELARDAEELGFDALWVRDVPTYWPKFGDAGQVYDPWVYLGQVAARTDDVALGTGSVVLPLRHPLHVAKSAASVDRLSDGRLVLGIATGDRSPEYSAFGVEEAARGERFREHVRVLRTVWAEEFPEVESAYGTLDGNLNVVPKPTTETLPLLVTGNSRQSLDWIADNGDGWLHYQMPLKTVESVVGDWREAAGDKPFAQATTVNLKADPEAGMEHVHQGFAAGSEWFVEHFRALADRGVDHLAIGIRGSDRDARTVLAQFADEVLDEL, from the coding sequence GTGACAGACCGCGCGAACCGAGGCCGCGAGAACAGCGACCGCGCGAACCGCGGTCACGAGAACCGCGGCTTCCGACGCCTCTTCGGCGACGACGACCTCTCAGTCGGCCTGTTCTTCCCCATCACGACCGCCGAGGACGACGTGCCGCCGATGGACGACCAGATGGAACTCGCCCGGGACGCCGAGGAACTGGGCTTCGACGCGCTCTGGGTCAGGGACGTGCCGACCTACTGGCCCAAATTCGGCGACGCCGGACAGGTGTACGACCCGTGGGTCTACCTCGGACAGGTCGCGGCCCGCACCGACGACGTGGCGCTCGGGACCGGGAGCGTCGTCCTGCCGCTCCGCCATCCCCTCCACGTCGCGAAGTCGGCCGCGTCGGTGGACCGACTCTCCGACGGCCGCCTCGTGCTGGGCATCGCCACGGGCGACCGCTCGCCGGAGTACTCCGCGTTCGGCGTCGAGGAGGCCGCGCGCGGCGAGCGGTTCCGCGAGCACGTCCGGGTCCTCCGGACGGTCTGGGCCGAGGAGTTCCCGGAAGTCGAGTCGGCGTACGGGACGCTCGACGGGAACCTCAACGTCGTTCCCAAACCTACCACGGAGACGCTTCCGCTGCTCGTGACCGGCAACTCCCGCCAGTCGCTCGACTGGATAGCAGACAACGGCGACGGCTGGCTTCACTACCAGATGCCCCTGAAAACCGTCGAGAGCGTCGTCGGCGACTGGCGCGAGGCCGCGGGCGACAAGCCCTTCGCGCAGGCGACGACGGTCAACCTGAAGGCCGACCCCGAGGCCGGGATGGAACACGTCCATCAGGGGTTCGCCGCCGGGAGCGAGTGGTTCGTCGAACACTTCCGCGCGCTCGCCGACCGGGGCGTGGACCACCTCGCAATCGGCATTCGGGGGAGCGACCGCGACGCGAGGACGGTGCTGGCCCAGTTCGCCGACGAAGTGCTGGACGAGTTGTAA
- a CDS encoding cytochrome P450: protein MSSANPQGLQAFPEELASRESWLEPFDWYREMRDDDPVRYDPDRRTWDVFRYEDVKRILDDDEAFSVNPRLASDFVEPDNPGEGLIFDTMLFQDPPRHDELRGVVDDEFQPRALRERESHFRDLAGDLLDDAVEDGGGRMDVVEDLAYPFPVTVIAELLGVPAENRDRFKRWSDTLVSAASDDEGSEEYAERQQQAQMEMAQYFVEAIGDRRENPRDDLLSQIATAELSDGSTLSREEALGMCILLLVAGNITTTNLIANAVRCFADADEDLFERLRGDERGLTTALEETLRYRSPVQAMTRIATEDVTMRGETVEEGDRVIVWLGSANRDERRFEDADAFRPDRSPNQHLGFGHGTHYCLGAPLARLEAKIALGELLDRAEDLRIADAELRPTRSSFVYGVESLPIRYSERS, encoded by the coding sequence ATGAGTTCCGCGAACCCGCAAGGCCTGCAGGCGTTCCCCGAGGAACTGGCGAGCAGGGAGTCGTGGCTCGAACCGTTCGACTGGTACCGCGAGATGCGTGACGACGACCCGGTCAGGTACGACCCCGACCGCCGGACGTGGGACGTGTTCCGGTACGAGGACGTCAAGCGAATTCTGGACGACGACGAGGCGTTCTCGGTGAATCCGCGACTCGCGAGCGACTTCGTGGAACCCGACAACCCGGGCGAGGGTCTCATCTTCGACACGATGCTGTTTCAGGACCCGCCGCGCCACGACGAACTCCGCGGCGTCGTGGACGACGAGTTCCAACCGCGGGCGCTGCGGGAACGCGAGTCGCACTTCCGGGACCTCGCGGGCGACCTGCTCGACGACGCCGTGGAGGACGGCGGCGGCCGGATGGACGTGGTCGAGGACCTCGCGTACCCCTTCCCGGTGACGGTCATCGCCGAGTTGCTGGGCGTCCCCGCCGAGAACCGCGACCGATTCAAGCGCTGGTCCGACACCCTCGTCTCGGCCGCGAGCGACGACGAGGGTAGCGAGGAGTACGCCGAGCGCCAGCAGCAGGCCCAGATGGAGATGGCCCAGTACTTCGTAGAGGCGATAGGCGACCGCCGGGAGAACCCGCGGGACGACTTGTTGTCCCAAATCGCCACCGCGGAGTTGAGCGACGGCAGTACCCTGTCGCGCGAGGAGGCGCTGGGCATGTGCATCCTGTTGCTGGTCGCGGGCAACATCACGACGACGAACCTGATAGCGAACGCGGTCAGGTGTTTCGCGGACGCCGACGAAGACCTCTTCGAGCGACTCCGGGGCGACGAGCGCGGACTCACGACCGCGCTGGAGGAGACGCTGCGCTATCGGTCGCCGGTGCAGGCGATGACCCGCATCGCGACCGAGGACGTGACCATGCGCGGCGAGACCGTCGAGGAGGGCGACCGGGTCATCGTCTGGCTCGGGTCCGCCAACCGCGACGAGCGACGGTTCGAGGACGCCGACGCGTTCCGGCCCGACCGGTCGCCGAACCAGCACCTCGGGTTCGGTCACGGCACCCACTACTGTCTGGGTGCACCGCTGGCGCGACTCGAAGCCAAAATCGCGCTCGGCGAACTGCTCGACAGGGCCGAGGACCTCCGCATCGCCGACGCCGAACTGCGCCCGACTCGGAGTTCGTTCGTCTACGGCGTCGAGTCGCTCCCGATTCGGTACTCCGAGCGGAGTTAG
- a CDS encoding phosphatase PAP2 family protein, with amino-acid sequence MTATPVVGHEIGEFIRQVIPPWLIPVFVLITRIGNPAFFLALFVLDYWFADHERGSHAIGLAIAGMALVTALKTFFDAPRPSEMTAVIPISGYSFPSGHATGSTIGYGILAYDLEVGSRRSRYAVAAVLVALIALSRVVLGVHFVRDVVAGMIIGVLFLAAAFALTEHDPREAFVLALAFGALAFVVSGASHDGVAVLGAAVGGALTWEALDSVPTLDSLRSKLLLLVGILPVLLGIGYAGTELDVPLAFAFVANAAVMAGALAAPVAAERFG; translated from the coding sequence ATGACTGCGACTCCGGTCGTGGGTCACGAAATCGGCGAGTTCATCCGACAGGTGATTCCGCCGTGGCTGATACCAGTGTTCGTGCTCATCACGCGAATCGGCAATCCCGCGTTCTTTCTTGCGCTGTTCGTCCTCGACTACTGGTTCGCCGACCACGAGCGGGGGTCCCACGCCATCGGACTGGCGATAGCCGGGATGGCGCTCGTCACCGCGCTCAAGACGTTCTTCGACGCGCCGCGGCCCTCGGAGATGACCGCCGTCATCCCGATTTCGGGCTACAGTTTCCCCAGCGGCCACGCGACCGGTTCGACCATCGGGTACGGCATCCTCGCGTACGACTTGGAGGTCGGGTCGCGGCGCTCGCGGTACGCGGTCGCCGCCGTCCTCGTCGCGCTGATAGCCCTCTCGCGGGTCGTCCTCGGCGTTCACTTCGTCCGCGACGTGGTCGCGGGGATGATTATCGGCGTCCTCTTCCTCGCGGCCGCGTTCGCGCTGACCGAACACGACCCGCGGGAGGCGTTCGTGCTGGCGCTGGCGTTCGGGGCGCTCGCGTTCGTCGTCAGCGGCGCGAGTCACGACGGGGTGGCCGTCCTCGGCGCGGCGGTCGGCGGGGCGCTGACGTGGGAAGCGCTCGATTCGGTCCCGACGCTCGACTCTCTCCGTAGTAAACTCCTGTTGCTCGTGGGCATCCTCCCCGTCCTGCTCGGTATCGGCTACGCTGGCACGGAGTTGGACGTTCCGCTCGCGTTCGCGTTCGTCGCCAACGCCGCGGTGATGGCGGGGGCGCTCGCCGCCCCGGTCGCCGCCGAACGGTTCGGTTGA
- a CDS encoding NAD(P)-dependent oxidoreductase, whose translation MSESATVLVTGGTGFIGSYVAQDLAEAGHDVVAYDLSTDTRILEKLGVADDVEVVRGDITDPTSVIRAVRESGATRVVHLAALLTNLARDNPRGAAEVNVMGTNNVFEAARTLDDQVERVAWASSAAVYAPPANYEGDWVDEEDLVYPDTLYGATKEYNEHQAKVYFEDHDVSHVGLRPTVAYGPYRETGGSAFLADIVEKPAVGESFSVEYGDQVIDWQYVEDIAQAFRKAAFAPEENLSQRIYNVRGEVATIREAAETVRRIVPDADIEVSDEGELPWTQRLDMTDAREDLGYEPEYDLETGFRAYIDALRAEEGLDPLE comes from the coding sequence ATGAGCGAATCAGCGACCGTACTCGTCACGGGCGGCACCGGCTTCATCGGCTCCTACGTCGCGCAGGACCTCGCGGAGGCGGGCCACGACGTGGTGGCCTACGACCTCTCGACCGACACGCGGATTCTGGAGAAACTCGGCGTAGCCGACGACGTGGAGGTCGTCCGCGGCGACATCACCGACCCGACCAGCGTGATTCGGGCGGTCCGCGAGTCGGGCGCGACCCGCGTCGTCCACCTCGCGGCCCTGCTGACGAACCTCGCGCGAGACAACCCCCGGGGCGCGGCCGAAGTCAACGTGATGGGCACGAACAACGTCTTCGAGGCGGCGCGGACCCTCGACGACCAAGTCGAGCGCGTGGCGTGGGCGTCCTCGGCCGCGGTGTACGCGCCGCCCGCGAACTACGAGGGCGACTGGGTGGACGAAGAGGATTTGGTCTACCCCGACACGCTCTACGGCGCGACCAAGGAGTACAACGAGCATCAGGCCAAGGTCTACTTCGAGGACCACGACGTGAGCCACGTCGGCCTGCGCCCCACGGTGGCCTACGGTCCCTACCGCGAGACCGGCGGGTCGGCGTTCCTCGCCGACATCGTGGAGAAACCGGCGGTCGGCGAGTCGTTCTCGGTGGAGTACGGCGACCAAGTCATCGACTGGCAGTACGTCGAGGACATCGCACAGGCGTTCCGGAAGGCGGCGTTCGCGCCCGAGGAGAACCTGAGCCAGCGTATCTACAACGTCCGGGGCGAGGTCGCCACGATTCGGGAGGCCGCCGAGACGGTCCGCAGAATCGTGCCCGACGCCGACATCGAGGTCAGCGACGAGGGCGAACTCCCGTGGACCCAGCGACTCGACATGACCGACGCCAGAGAGGATTTAGGGTACGAACCGGAGTACGACCTCGAAACAGGGTTCCGGGCCTACATCGACGCCCTCCGCGCCGAAGAGGGACTGGACCCGCTGGAGTAG
- a CDS encoding cupin domain-containing protein, protein MEKVAIEAVENERNPMKVHSVRKPVSRALGTDHFAMNYFELESGESFSGGLHRHNDQEEVFYVESGTATFEVGLDREAVEVEAGELIRFPPGEFQKGYNDGETTVEGWALGAPGAMHDWDELQSRAYCPECEAETTQDVGMADGTFELTCTECGTTQG, encoded by the coding sequence ATGGAGAAAGTCGCCATCGAAGCGGTCGAGAACGAGCGGAATCCGATGAAGGTTCACAGCGTCCGCAAGCCGGTCTCTCGGGCGCTCGGCACCGACCACTTCGCGATGAACTACTTCGAGTTGGAGTCGGGGGAGTCGTTCTCCGGCGGTCTCCACCGACACAACGACCAAGAGGAGGTGTTCTACGTCGAGTCGGGGACCGCGACGTTCGAGGTCGGACTCGACCGCGAGGCGGTCGAAGTCGAAGCGGGCGAACTGATTCGGTTCCCGCCCGGCGAGTTCCAGAAGGGGTACAACGACGGCGAGACGACCGTCGAGGGGTGGGCGCTCGGCGCGCCCGGCGCGATGCACGACTGGGACGAACTCCAGTCGCGGGCCTACTGTCCGGAGTGCGAGGCCGAGACGACGCAGGACGTGGGCATGGCGGACGGCACCTTCGAACTCACCTGCACCGAGTGCGGGACGACGCAGGGATAG
- a CDS encoding class I SAM-dependent methyltransferase: MNENLYAEYPETYDAIYAEKDYDAEVEFVLDRFAAVAGGDADAERALIVGCGTGEHSKRLREEGFEVVGVDKYPAMVERARTKSDAEFRVGELPDLPVDGQFDLVWFPFTVVQHLDPDAVAESLRAAADHLTADGVLVFDQFATGEEGTYPRLVSYESDDGTYARLTDVHEVGDSSYRWDSLVFTPDGEFFADTHRLYDHDAAYLDGVCGVLGLSVERHGWYDADADPDESGHAVFVAQNTD, from the coding sequence GTGAACGAGAATCTGTACGCGGAGTACCCCGAGACCTACGACGCCATCTACGCCGAGAAGGACTACGACGCCGAAGTCGAGTTCGTCCTCGACCGATTCGCGGCGGTGGCCGGGGGCGACGCCGACGCAGAGCGCGCGCTAATCGTCGGCTGCGGTACCGGTGAACACAGCAAGCGACTCCGCGAAGAGGGATTCGAAGTCGTCGGCGTGGACAAGTACCCCGCGATGGTCGAGCGCGCCCGGACGAAGTCGGATGCGGAGTTCCGGGTCGGCGAACTGCCGGACCTCCCGGTGGACGGGCAGTTCGACCTCGTCTGGTTCCCCTTCACGGTCGTCCAGCACCTCGACCCCGACGCCGTCGCCGAGAGTCTGCGCGCAGCGGCCGACCACCTTACGGCGGACGGCGTCCTCGTCTTCGACCAGTTCGCGACCGGCGAGGAGGGAACCTACCCGCGACTCGTGTCCTACGAGTCCGACGATGGAACCTACGCCCGACTCACCGACGTTCACGAGGTGGGCGACTCGTCCTACCGCTGGGACTCGCTCGTGTTCACGCCGGACGGCGAGTTCTTCGCGGACACCCATCGCCTGTACGACCACGACGCCGCGTACCTCGACGGCGTCTGCGGCGTGCTAGGTCTCTCGGTCGAACGCCACGGTTGGTACGACGCGGACGCAGACCCCGACGAGAGCGGCCACGCCGTCTTCGTGGCTCAGAACACCGACTGA
- a CDS encoding DsrE family protein — MRTAFHLTSGDEDHQNTVLTIAENLSKDETIEMDDIAVVAQAEGIDPVTRDGTHSDTVQELLDSGIAFKACSNTLDMMDLDDGDLVEGVETVSSGASELTRLQEDGYAYLQP; from the coding sequence ATGCGAACCGCATTCCACCTCACGAGCGGCGACGAGGACCACCAGAACACCGTCCTTACGATAGCGGAGAACCTCTCGAAGGACGAGACCATCGAGATGGATGACATCGCGGTCGTCGCGCAGGCCGAGGGCATCGACCCAGTTACGCGAGACGGAACCCACAGCGACACGGTGCAGGAACTCCTCGACTCGGGCATCGCGTTCAAGGCCTGTAGCAACACCCTCGACATGATGGACCTCGACGACGGTGACCTCGTCGAGGGCGTCGAGACGGTCTCCTCGGGCGCGAGCGAACTGACCCGATTGCAGGAGGACGGCTACGCGTACCTCCAGCCCTGA
- a CDS encoding HD domain-containing protein, which produces MTQQLGPLAQAVSLSYYEDALPGHDEFHANRVRSLSVRLANEWERTVDREVLSAAAWLHDIGRPLERSGEIENHDRWAAEEARDLLENEEVAADRIEAVQHCIRTHSIRSSSPDPESPEAKLLFDADKLEATGAVGIARMACIVGERSGRAGEKYAAIGNSAVRGVETSDVPDIALLRDWAKERLARVHTPPGRRLGESRWRFMEEFFAQFDREIGVHGKG; this is translated from the coding sequence GTGACACAGCAACTAGGTCCCCTCGCCCAAGCGGTGTCGTTGTCGTACTACGAAGACGCCCTCCCGGGGCACGACGAGTTCCACGCCAATCGAGTTCGGAGTCTTTCGGTTCGATTGGCGAACGAATGGGAGCGGACGGTCGATAGAGAGGTTCTCTCCGCGGCGGCGTGGCTACACGACATCGGTCGCCCGCTTGAGCGGTCGGGCGAAATCGAGAATCACGACAGGTGGGCCGCGGAGGAGGCGAGGGACCTCCTCGAAAACGAGGAGGTGGCGGCCGACCGAATCGAGGCCGTCCAGCACTGTATCCGAACGCACAGTATTCGGTCGAGTTCCCCGGACCCGGAGAGTCCCGAGGCGAAACTGCTCTTCGACGCGGACAAGTTGGAGGCGACCGGCGCGGTCGGTATCGCTCGCATGGCCTGTATCGTCGGCGAGCGCTCGGGGAGAGCGGGCGAGAAGTACGCGGCAATCGGGAACTCGGCAGTTCGGGGAGTGGAAACCTCGGACGTTCCGGACATTGCTCTTCTCCGAGACTGGGCGAAGGAGCGTCTGGCTAGGGTCCACACGCCACCCGGACGACGTCTCGGAGAGTCGCGGTGGCGTTTCATGGAGGAGTTCTTCGCGCAGTTCGACCGCGAGATAGGGGTCCACGGAAAGGGATAG
- a CDS encoding HD domain-containing protein → MTDEAPDYREQVESAFPEIRDIEDESLREQVTEAWTLGLERGGWKDVSDVPYAWNIHEVSNVEHVRGVTRIAAKSAEEQREFHGADPDLDVIRAACLLHDVGKCYEYVDHVDGEKLLDPDPTYVSEEIPHSISGYALAHEVGCPLAVQRAIPHFLGEVPKRTLEAELVKSANSASSNAITQSAMGITLQEWVETYSQTSD, encoded by the coding sequence ATGACCGACGAAGCTCCGGACTACCGCGAGCAGGTCGAATCGGCCTTCCCCGAGATTCGGGACATCGAGGACGAGAGTCTGCGCGAGCAGGTCACGGAGGCGTGGACGCTCGGTCTCGAACGTGGCGGATGGAAGGACGTCTCCGACGTTCCCTACGCGTGGAACATTCACGAGGTTTCGAACGTCGAACACGTCCGCGGGGTCACGCGAATCGCCGCGAAATCCGCCGAGGAACAGCGGGAGTTCCACGGCGCAGACCCCGACCTCGACGTGATTCGGGCCGCCTGTCTGCTACACGACGTTGGAAAGTGCTACGAGTACGTGGACCACGTGGACGGGGAGAAACTGCTGGACCCCGACCCGACCTACGTCAGCGAGGAGATTCCCCACTCGATTTCGGGGTACGCGCTGGCCCACGAAGTGGGGTGTCCGTTGGCGGTCCAGCGGGCGATTCCCCACTTCCTCGGTGAGGTACCCAAGCGGACGCTGGAAGCGGAACTGGTCAAGAGCGCCAACTCGGCGAGTTCGAACGCGATTACCCAGTCGGCGATGGGCATCACGCTACAGGAGTGGGTCGAGACGTACTCGCAGACGAGCGACTGA
- a CDS encoding zinc-dependent alcohol dehydrogenase family protein — MRAAVLREYGEPLEIEQVPAPDADDHGVVVETEACGVCRSDWHAWQGHGEWADDQVPEGQILGHEPAGTVVSTGPNVERFREGDRIAVPFNLGRGDCEHCRNGHGNVCEDGLALGFEADAPGAFAERVHVPYADYNAVALPDGVSPVEMAGLGCRFATAYHGLAHRADLTPGDWVAVHGCGGVGLSAVHVADALGANVVAVDLADEKLAKAEELGADETVNAGAVADVPGRIRRLTPGGAHVSVDALGVAETCRNSVACLRKRGQHLQLGLTTDEERGEVALPTDAMTMNEITFLGSRGMPPTRYGELLRMMDRGTVSPAELVTREVALSDVPDRLAAMNDYGTVSIEVVTEF, encoded by the coding sequence ATGAGAGCAGCAGTTCTGCGCGAGTACGGCGAACCGCTCGAAATCGAGCAGGTCCCCGCCCCCGACGCCGACGACCACGGCGTCGTCGTCGAGACCGAGGCCTGCGGCGTCTGCCGGAGCGACTGGCACGCGTGGCAGGGCCACGGCGAGTGGGCCGACGACCAAGTACCCGAGGGCCAAATTCTCGGCCACGAACCCGCGGGCACCGTGGTCTCGACCGGCCCGAACGTCGAGCGCTTCCGCGAGGGCGACCGAATCGCGGTCCCGTTCAACCTCGGACGCGGCGACTGCGAGCACTGCCGGAACGGCCACGGAAACGTCTGCGAGGACGGACTGGCGCTCGGGTTCGAGGCCGACGCGCCCGGCGCGTTCGCCGAGCGGGTCCACGTCCCGTACGCCGACTACAACGCCGTGGCGCTCCCCGACGGCGTCTCGCCGGTCGAGATGGCCGGACTCGGCTGTCGGTTCGCCACGGCGTACCACGGACTCGCTCACCGCGCGGACCTCACCCCCGGCGACTGGGTGGCGGTCCACGGCTGCGGCGGCGTCGGTCTCTCGGCGGTCCACGTCGCGGACGCGCTCGGTGCGAACGTCGTCGCGGTGGACCTCGCGGACGAGAAACTGGCGAAGGCCGAGGAGTTGGGCGCGGACGAGACGGTGAACGCCGGAGCGGTCGCCGACGTGCCCGGGCGAATCCGTCGTCTCACCCCCGGCGGCGCGCACGTCTCGGTGGACGCGCTGGGCGTCGCCGAGACCTGCCGCAACTCCGTCGCGTGCCTCCGCAAGCGCGGCCAGCACCTCCAACTCGGCCTGACGACCGACGAGGAGCGCGGCGAGGTGGCGCTCCCGACCGACGCGATGACGATGAACGAAATTACGTTCCTCGGGTCGCGCGGGATGCCGCCGACGCGCTACGGCGAACTGCTCCGGATGATGGACCGCGGCACCGTCTCGCCCGCCGAACTGGTGACGCGGGAGGTCGCGCTGAGCGACGTGCCCGACCGACTGGCGGCGATGAACGACTACGGCACGGTCAGCATCGAAGTCGTCACGGAGTTCTGA
- a CDS encoding alpha/beta hydrolase, with protein MTDGSDDRQSPAGSAEDPHADQHVVTAGAPIRAAEVAVVLLHGRGATAQGVVNLAEPLYRHGVAFFAPQAARSRWYPHSFLAPVERNEPHLSSALCAVDAVVDDAVAKGIPLDRVVLFGFSQGACLAAEYAARNPRRYGGVAALSGGLVGPLDARRVYDGSLSGTPAFFGCGDADDHVPVERVRETAAAFRDLNAEVTERIYPGLEHAVNDDEMAFVGSLVERLAGSPE; from the coding sequence ATGACCGACGGTTCCGACGACCGGCAGAGTCCTGCTGGTTCCGCGGAGGACCCCCACGCCGACCAACACGTCGTCACGGCGGGCGCGCCGATTCGGGCCGCCGAGGTCGCGGTCGTCCTCCTGCACGGTCGGGGCGCGACGGCGCAGGGCGTGGTCAACCTCGCCGAACCGCTCTACCGCCACGGCGTGGCCTTCTTCGCGCCGCAGGCCGCCCGGAGTCGGTGGTATCCCCACTCGTTTCTGGCCCCGGTCGAGCGCAACGAACCGCACCTCTCGTCGGCGCTCTGCGCGGTCGATGCCGTCGTGGACGACGCCGTGGCGAAGGGCATCCCGCTCGACAGGGTGGTGCTGTTCGGTTTCTCGCAGGGGGCCTGCCTCGCGGCGGAGTACGCCGCGCGCAACCCACGACGGTACGGCGGCGTCGCGGCGCTCTCCGGCGGTCTCGTCGGTCCGCTGGACGCCCGCAGGGTGTACGACGGCTCGCTGTCTGGGACGCCCGCGTTCTTCGGGTGCGGAGACGCCGACGACCACGTCCCGGTCGAGCGCGTCCGTGAGACCGCAGCGGCGTTCCGGGACCTGAACGCCGAGGTGACCGAGCGAATCTACCCCGGACTGGAACACGCCGTGAACGACGACGAGATGGCGTTCGTCGGGTCGCTCGTGGAGCGACTCGCTGGGTCGCCGGAGTGA
- a CDS encoding VOC family protein produces the protein MLDDSPGVHHVTSIVGDPQRNVDFYADVLGLRLVKRTVNYEDMLRYHLYYGNETGDLGTLLTCFPYPNDVPGRLGKPQISGVSFAIPPGSVPYWTDRLDARGVDVTGPRRRFDETVLRFEDDAGTPVELVTADSPVKPWTGGSVPADAAIRGVHGVTLLPTNPYTTAGTLETLGFDLAGEERDGDVNRIRYRASGDHATVVDVLDRSASFGREGIGTIHHVAVRVASEEQLYEWHDLFRERDYDVSRVRDRHYFHSLYVREPGGILFELATESPGLTADEDPATLGESLVLPDWFEEDRDLIERQLPPVELPRRNESE, from the coding sequence ATGCTCGACGACTCTCCGGGCGTCCACCACGTCACCTCGATAGTGGGCGACCCCCAACGCAACGTGGACTTCTACGCGGACGTCCTCGGTCTCCGCCTCGTCAAGCGGACGGTGAACTACGAGGACATGCTCCGGTACCACCTGTACTACGGGAACGAGACCGGCGACCTCGGGACGCTCCTCACCTGTTTCCCGTACCCCAACGACGTGCCGGGCCGCCTCGGCAAACCCCAGATAAGCGGCGTCTCGTTCGCGATTCCGCCGGGTTCCGTTCCGTACTGGACCGACCGCCTCGACGCTCGCGGCGTCGACGTGACGGGACCCCGCCGCCGCTTCGACGAGACCGTCCTCCGGTTCGAGGACGACGCCGGAACCCCGGTGGAACTCGTGACCGCCGACTCGCCCGTCAAACCGTGGACCGGCGGGTCGGTTCCGGCCGACGCCGCGATTCGGGGCGTCCACGGCGTCACCCTGTTGCCGACCAACCCGTACACGACCGCGGGAACGCTCGAAACGCTCGGCTTCGACCTCGCTGGCGAGGAGCGCGACGGCGACGTCAATCGGATTCGGTACCGCGCCTCGGGCGACCACGCGACCGTCGTGGACGTTCTCGACCGCTCGGCCTCCTTCGGCCGCGAGGGAATCGGGACGATTCACCACGTCGCGGTTCGCGTGGCGAGCGAGGAGCAACTGTACGAGTGGCACGACCTGTTCCGGGAGCGCGACTACGACGTCTCCCGGGTGCGCGACCGCCACTACTTCCACTCGCTGTACGTCAGGGAACCCGGCGGTATTCTCTTCGAACTGGCGACCGAATCGCCGGGCCTCACCGCCGACGAGGACCCCGCGACGCTCGGCGAGTCGCTCGTCCTGCCCGACTGGTTCGAGGAGGACCGCGACCTGATAGAGCGCCAACTCCCGCCGGTCGAACTCCCGCGCAGGAACGAGTCGGAATGA